The Acutalibacter muris genomic sequence ACCTGCTGGGGCTGATAAATGATGTGCTGGATATGTCCAAGATAGAAAGCGGCAAGATGACCTTAAACTTTGACCGGGTGTCCCTTCGGGAGATGATGGAGAGCATCGTCAGCATTGTGCAGCCCCAGGTGAAGGCCAAGCACCAGGACTTTGGGGTGTCCATCATGGATATCTCCGCGGAAAACGTGCTGACCGACAGTGTGCGGCTGAACCAGGTGCTCTTGAACCTTCTGTCGAACGCTGTGAAGTTCACGCCGGAAGAGGGCACTATCCGGGTTACCATGAAGCAGGAGCCCTCCCCCAAGGGAGAGGACCATGTCCGGGTGCTGCTCTGCGTCCAGGACAACGGCATAGGTATGTCCCCGGAATTTATCGAGCACATCTTCGACTCCTTCGCCCGTGAGGACAGCGCCCGGGTCCACAGGACCGAGGGCACAGGGCTCGGCATGGCCATTACCAAGTACATAGTAGACGCCATGGGCGGCGATATGCAGGTGAAGTCAAAGCAGGGCGAGGGCACGGAGTTCCTCCTGACTCTGGACATGGAAATTGCCGACGCCCCGGAGGCTGATATGGTGCTTCCCCCCTGGAATATGCTGGTGGTGGACGATGACAAGCTGCTCTGCGAGAGCACTGTAAAGGCTCTCGGCTCTATCGGCATCAGCGCTGACTGGACCCTTTCCGGGGAATCCGCCATTCAGATGGTGGAAGAGCGCCATAAAAAGCGCGAGGACTACCATATTATCCTGCTGGACTGGAAGCTGCCGGACATGGACGGCATCGCCACGGCAAGGGAACTGCGCCGCAGGCTTGGGGGCAATAATATACCCATCCTAATAATCTCGGCCTACGACTGGAGCGATATCGAGAAGGAGGCCAAGGCCGCCGGAGTGAGCGGGTTCATAAGCAAGCCCCTGTTTAAGTCCACCCTGTTCTACGGCCTTCGCGGCTATGCCGGAATGGACATGAGCCAGGAGGTCATGAAGGAGGACGGAAAGGAGAACTTCTCCTTTGACGGCATCAGGGTGCTGGTGGCCGAGGACAACGAGCTCAACTGGGAGATCGCCAGCGAGCTGCTGGGCGAATTCGACTTACAGCTGGACTGGGCGGAGAACGGGCAGATCTGTGTGGACATGGTAGAAGCCTCCCAGCCCGGGACCTATAAGGCGGTGCTGATGGATATACGTATGCCGGTGATGAACGGGTTTGAAGCCACAAAGGTCATTAGGAAAATGGACCGTCCCGATAAGGATATGCCCATTATCGCCATGACGGCGGACGCGTTCTCAGAGGACGTGCAGAAGTGCATGGAGGCCGGCATGAACGCCCATGTGGCAAAGCCCATCGATGTACGCGAGGTGTGCAGGCTTTTGAAGAAGTACCTGGAGTTGTAGGGCAAAAAATCAGCCCGCCGGGGAGCGCTCTGTCTCCCGGCGGGCAAGCAGCCGGAGCCTGGTGGGGACATTCCTCGGAACTGCGTTAGATGAACTTGGTTCAGCATAAATGCAGGCTCCGGCCCTTTTGGGCGATATCCTTTCCAGGCACGCAAACGCTTCCGTGCCGCTATCCCTATTGTAACCATACCTCCCAAACCTATTCACCCCCAGGGAAAAATTTTTAAAATTTTCTCAAATCGTCCTATAGGACTTGCAAAAACACTTATGACATGGTATTATATGTGTTGTGACTAAGCAGCCTGCTGCTGCAAGGAGGAATTAAAAATGACAGCTTTTGAGATCATATTCGCCATTGCCCTCTTGATTTTCTCAGTGGCGATAATCCTGGTGGTGCTCTTACAGGAGGGCAACCAGAAGAACATGGGCGCTATCACCGGCGCCGCCGATACCTTCCTGTCAAAGAACAAGGCCCGCTCTGTGGACGCTTTCCTGTCCCGCTGGACAAAGGTCATCGCCGTGGGCTTCTTCGTGCTGGTCATCGTGGCCAACGCCGTGATGTACTTCGTGAAGTGAGAACCTGTATCATAGAAAGACGCCTCGCCGCAAGCGGGGCTTTTTCGTTGTGTATCGGGAGGGACCGGATATGATAAGGCTTGTAAGCGGCCCCCGGGAACGGGCGGAGTTTATGGATATATGCAAGGGCGGCGCCTTTGGCTGCAAGCTTCGCTCAGTGGCCTTGGCCTATGGCTTTGAGCGGGACTTCGCCCGGTTCTGGACGGACGGCGGCGCATCCTACTGCCTGCTGGACGGCGGACTGTCCATAGCTGGAAGACCCTGGAATATAGAGGAGTCCCGAGAATTTCTGGACGTACTGGGCCCCGGCAGCGTCTTCTGCGAGAGGGGGCTGGCCGGAGAGCTGAAACTGGAGGTCTCCACAGAGGGCGCGGTGATGGCAAAGGACCTGCCGGCGGGAGAACCGCGGAGTCTCCCGCCCCCCGGTCTCAGGGAAACCCATGCCCTTTTGACAGCTGCCGGGATGCCTATGGACTTCGAGCCCTTCTACCTGGATATGTCCCACCGAATACGGCACGGGATCGCCTTGGCCCTGGGGGAGTACATCTCCGGGGAGTTAGCCGGAGTCGCGGTGATCTCCGCTGTGGCCGGGGGTGAGGCTGTGCTCTCCGCATTAGCCGTTCGGGAGGACTGCCGGGGGCGGGGCCTTGGTACAAAGCTTATGGGAGCCGTGGAGCGGGCGCTGCCCGGGCATAGGCTGTACCTTTTCAGGGAGAGCGGCAGGAACCGGGAATTTTACAAAAAGCTGGGCTTCGCGGAGGTTGGCCGCTGGAGCCAGCAGGATATTACAGAAAGGTGATTTATATGGAAAACTATCCGTCTTTTCAGTTTGGCGAGAAATTGCTGAAGCTTGCACAGCGGGCCGAGGAGCGGGCCGCCGGACAGTTCCGGCGCATAGAGGAGACAGCCCGCTGGAACTCCCAGAAGATGCTGGCGGCCTTCCAGCGGGCCCGGGTCAGCGAGAGCAGCTTTGTGGGCAGCACCGGCTACGGCTACGGCGACAGGGGCCGGGACCAGCTGGACGAGGTCTACGCCTATGCCCTTGGGGCAGAGGACGCTCTGGTGCGGTATAACTTTGTCAGCGGCACCCACGCCCTGACGGTGGCCCTCTTTGGAGTGCTCCGCCCAGGGGACACAGTGCTCTCGGCCACAGGCACCCCCTATGACACCATACAGGGCGTCTTCGGACTGCCCGGGCGTGAGGAGCCAGGGAGCCTTAGGGACTTCGGCATAGTCTATGAGCAGATAGACCTGCTGCCGGACGGCGGCATAGACTATGAGGAGCTGGGGCGGGAGCTTGCTAAAGAC encodes the following:
- a CDS encoding GNAT family N-acetyltransferase gives rise to the protein MIRLVSGPRERAEFMDICKGGAFGCKLRSVALAYGFERDFARFWTDGGASYCLLDGGLSIAGRPWNIEESREFLDVLGPGSVFCERGLAGELKLEVSTEGAVMAKDLPAGEPRSLPPPGLRETHALLTAAGMPMDFEPFYLDMSHRIRHGIALALGEYISGELAGVAVISAVAGGEAVLSALAVREDCRGRGLGTKLMGAVERALPGHRLYLFRESGRNREFYKKLGFAEVGRWSQQDITER
- a CDS encoding response regulator, which encodes MKEKNEKRKSRPSRFLIGSFLSIIALTLAVFVLLSQFLDNKSADTISRVGEVYMKNLSQQIALHFQTTIDLRLDQVQTIVNDVRPEFERDNVTREQVLEELEASSRARGFVQLGLLSYDGEFEMIYGDPLLITDLKPFIQSLTEGKSKVAVGKNPRAEDKNMVLLGAPADYLLKDGSPCLALVATVDTDYIRETLSLDANDSMVYSFIIRGDGSFVIRTSGAFRHSYFDRVRNIYEDVDGMTGEQYIVEISAAIKEGRDYSSEFTIEGERRRIYGTPLAYSEWYLLTFMPYGDINSIIDHLGQMFLLASFVCCAVIFAAFGLVFLLYLRINHRQLANLEEAREAAENALTLAVDARREAERAQQNAERATKAKSEFLSNMSHDIRTPMNAIVGMTAIATANINNPQQVQNCLHKITTSSRHLLGLINDVLDMSKIESGKMTLNFDRVSLREMMESIVSIVQPQVKAKHQDFGVSIMDISAENVLTDSVRLNQVLLNLLSNAVKFTPEEGTIRVTMKQEPSPKGEDHVRVLLCVQDNGIGMSPEFIEHIFDSFAREDSARVHRTEGTGLGMAITKYIVDAMGGDMQVKSKQGEGTEFLLTLDMEIADAPEADMVLPPWNMLVVDDDKLLCESTVKALGSIGISADWTLSGESAIQMVEERHKKREDYHIILLDWKLPDMDGIATARELRRRLGGNNIPILIISAYDWSDIEKEAKAAGVSGFISKPLFKSTLFYGLRGYAGMDMSQEVMKEDGKENFSFDGIRVLVAEDNELNWEIASELLGEFDLQLDWAENGQICVDMVEASQPGTYKAVLMDIRMPVMNGFEATKVIRKMDRPDKDMPIIAMTADAFSEDVQKCMEAGMNAHVAKPIDVREVCRLLKKYLEL
- the secG gene encoding preprotein translocase subunit SecG, which produces MTAFEIIFAIALLIFSVAIILVVLLQEGNQKNMGAITGAADTFLSKNKARSVDAFLSRWTKVIAVGFFVLVIVANAVMYFVK